Proteins co-encoded in one Malus sylvestris chromosome 9, drMalSylv7.2, whole genome shotgun sequence genomic window:
- the LOC126634494 gene encoding uncharacterized protein LOC126634494 produces the protein MRLGTWNIGTLTGKSMEVVEFMVRRRINIMCLQETKWVGSKAKDLENSGFKLWYSGTNRTRNGVGIIVDKTLTQDVVDVKRVGDRIMAIKIVIGQELINVISAYAPQVGLDTSSKEKFWEDLGDLVQGIAQTEKLFIGGDLNGHVGRETGNYGGFQGGHGFGERNEDGEAILDFAMAYDLFLANTFFQKREEHVITYKSGSSKTQIDFLLMRKKDRITCKDCKVIPGESVANQHRLLVMDVHIKRVRQKNKTWKCPRTRWWNLKEEKQAIFKEKVITQCVWDRDGEASQMWDSMASCIRKVAKEVLGESKGFAPHQKESWWWNEEVQTKVKAKKECCKALYKDRTDENGERYRKAKQEAKKAVREAKLAAYDDMYKRLDTKEGELDIYKLARAREKKTIDLNQVRCIKDEDGKVLATENAVKDRWRGYFHNLFNEGHERSASLRELSNSEECRNYSFYR, from the coding sequence atgcgtttaggaacgtggaatataggaaccttaacgggaaaatctatggaagtagtggaatttatggtgaggagaaggataaatattatgtgcctacaagaaactaagtgggttggtagtaaggcaaaggatctagaaaactcagggtttaaactttggtattcgggcacaaatagaacgagaaacggtgttggcatcatcgtggacaagaccttgacacaagatgttgtagatgtcaagagggtaggagatagaatcatggcaatcaagattgtaataggacaagaacttatcaatgtgattagtgcgtacgcacctcaagtagggttggatacgagttcgaaggagaaattttgggaagaccttggagacttggtgcaaggaattgctcagacggaaaagttatttataggaggagatttaaatggacacgtaggcagggagacaggcaactatggaggttttcagggtggccatggttttggggagagaaacgaggatggggaagctatcttggattttgcaatggcatatgatctcttcttagccaacaccttctttcagaagagagaagaacatgtgatcacctacaagagtgggtcgtcaaaaacacaaatagattttcttctaatgaggaaaaaggatcgtataacttgtaaggattgcaaagttataccaggagagagcgtggctaatcaacatcgcttgttggtgatggatgtacatatcaaaagagtgagacaaaagaacaagacttggaagtgcccaaggactagatggtggaatctaaaagaagaaaaacaagccattttcaaagagaaagtaatcacccagtgtgtgtgggatagagatggggaagctagccaaatgtgggattctatggctagttgtatccgaaaagtagcaaaagaggtattgggagagtccaagggctttgccccacaccaaaaggaatcttggtggtggaatgaggaggtacaaacaaaggtgaaggctaagaaggaatgttgtaaagccttatacaaggataggactgatgaaaatggtgaaaggtatagaaaagcgaagcaagaggcgaagaaagctgtgagagaagctaagttagcggcttacgacgatatgtataaacgactagataccaaagaaggagagttggatatctataaactagctagagcaagggaaaagaagacaatagacctaaaccaagtgaggtgcatcaaggatgaggatggaaaggttcttgctacagagaacgcggttaaagacagatggagaggttattttcataatcttttcaatgaaggacatgaaaggagtgcttctttaagggagttgagtaactcagaagagtgtagaaactactctttttatcgttga